The stretch of DNA CGTCTCGTGCTAGTCACCAAAACCATTTTAAAGAAGAGAACTTACCTTTCCCAAATACGCTTTTTCGTCTAACCCCctcccaaaaaaaacaacaaaatgacCATAATACCCCTCAACTTCATCTTCCTCCCTCGACATGTCACTACTGCCTCCAACCCCACCGAGAACGCCAGCTCCGTCAAATATTTtaccaaactctctctctctctctctctctctctcctcaaaaACCCATTAACCATTACTCATAACCCAACGAGATTACCTGTGAAAGTCTTCATCTTTATCACCATGGCTTAAAACAActccgagaagaagaagaagaagaagaagaagaagaagaagaaaaggagaagactTTATCAACCAAAATGGGAGAAGAAACAAGTGAAGAATCAAAAGCAAGCATAGAGAAAGCAATCGAAGCAATCTCTTCATTAATTTCACTCTCTCactcaatcaaatctttcaaCATCAAATGGCAACTCATAAGAACAAAGCTCGAAGAGCTTTACTCTGGTCTCGCTGCTTTATCAAATCTCAATTCCGGATTCGAcccatctctctctatcttaaTCTCAGCTATTCTAATCTCTCTCAAAGACACTTACGATCTCGCTACTCGTTGCGTCAACGTTTCCTACAGTGGTAAGCTTCTGATGCAGAGTGATTTAGATGTCATGGCTGGTAAGTTCGATCGACACACGAGGAACCTTTCTCGGATTTACTCAGCTGGGATTCTAAGTCATGGCTTCGCGATCGTTGTGTCTAAGCCTAATGGTGGTAACGCTTGTAAAGATGATATGAGGTTTTACATTAGGGATTTgttgacgaggatgaagatTGGGGATctggagatgaagaaacaaGCTTTGGTTAAGCTTAATGAAGCtatggaagaagatgatagatATGTTAAGATTGTGATTGAGATTAGTGATATGGTTATTACCCTTGTTGGGTTTCTTGATTCTGAGTTTGGGGTTCAAGAAGAGTCTGCTAAAgctgtgttttttatttctggGTTTGGTTCTTATAGGGATGTTTTGATTAGATCGGGTGTGATTGGTCCTTTGGTTAGGGTTCTTGAGAATGGGAATGGTGTTGCTAAAGAAGCGTCTGCAAGGTGTTTGATGAGATTAACGGAGAATTCTGAGAATGCTTGGTCTGTCTCTGCTCATGGAGGTGTTTCAGCGTTGTTAAAGATATGTTCTTGCAGTGAGTTTGGTGGTGAATTGATTGGTGCTTCGTGTGGTGTGTTGAGGAATCTCGTTGGTGTTGAAGAGATCAAGAGGTATATgactgaagaagatgatactgTTGCCACTTTCATCAAGCTTATTGGATCTAAGGAAGAAATCGTTCAGGTAAATTCTATTGATCTTTTGTTAAGTATGTGTTGTAAAGACGAACAAACTAGAGAGATCTTGGTTAGAGAAGGAGGAATTCAGGAGCTAGTGAGTGTGTTGTCAGATCCAAATTCGTCGTCTTCTTCGAAATCTAAGGAGGTGGCATTAAGGGCAATTGATAACTTATGTTTTGGATCTGTTGGTTGTTTGAATGCATTGATGAGTTGCAAATTCTTGGATCATTTGCTGAATCTGTTACGAAATGGGGAGATCTCTGTTCAAGAATCAGCATTGAAGGTCACATCTAGGCTATGTAGTTTGCAAGAAGAGGTTAAGAGAATAATGGGAGACGCTGGTTTCATGCCCGAGCTAGTTAAGTTTCTTGACGCCAAATCTTTAGATGTAAGAGAAATGGCGAGTGTTGCGCTCTATTGTTTGATCTCGGTTCCAAGGAACAGGAAGAAGTTTGCACAAGATGACTTTAACATTAGCCACATTTTACAGTTACTAGACCATGAAGATGGGAGCAATGTGAGCAGTGATTCAGGTAACACGAAGTTTTTGATATCGATATTGATGTCTTTAACGAGCTGTAATAGCGCGAGAAGAAAGATTGCGACTTCAGGGTATTTGAAAAGCATTGAGAAGTTAGCAGAAACTGAAGGTTCAGATGCTAAGAAACTTGTGAAGAAGCTATCTATGAACAGATTCCGCAGCATACTCAGTGGTATTTGGCAtacctaatcttttttttcttctttatagtttttgtgaatttttcttGAGTGTATATGTTTTACAAagtgtttttgttagttttctttcCACTAATCACAACTCCAATCCCATGTGACCCCCCAAATTCGACTACACGAATATTAATATAGCTTTAgaacctttctttttcttggttcttttctttatattgttctctcttttaatttagtgaaatgcaaacaaaaagaggttttttttcttgagtgggtatcttaaaaaaaaagttttctttatAAGTTCTTTTTAACTAAAGAGATTCTTCTTAGAAGCTGCAATGTTTTGAACTTTTagaatatataatcaaattgctataaacataatttaatgGAGTTCGATGATTAAATCAAACATTGTGCCTTTTACagcttctttttgtttgcagaataaatattagattgaagtCAATCTTCAATGGCAAAACTTCTAAATTAGATTATAAGACATACATTAAGATCCAAAGTTTAAGGATTTGATTAGATAAATGGAAACTAAGTATGGGAAATAGTTTTGTATAAATGCATGTATTCTTGGAAGTATATGGGAGAATGGGGAGGCACATGGAATCAAGTGATAAAGAAGCATGTGAGGCTGTATAGAGATAGAGTTGATATCTTCCATCTACCACAATTTAATTATATGGAGAGAGATAAGTGAGAGTGATGGATCAAATGAGAATTAAAAATTGTGTCTTCTTGTTACTCAGAACTTTTAGTGTTGTGAGTAAGATTTTGGGGGCCATGTGCGTTTGGTGACAAACAAATATGCTTGTGCTAACTCTAGTTTTGCTAAGGACAGCTTCGTAACTCCTAGAAACGATCGTCCAAAACAGAGGTGGCCGGTtctgtttatactttatagtgtAGTCTATTTAATTTGGAGAAAGTGGGAAAGTTCTTCAGTTTGGTTTGAGaaattaattactttgataCAACCAAACTGgtatatatcattttcttttctcttataaTTTGTTGCTCAATATCTGGTTATGTTGGCTTTAgtttgtttggttaatttttaatgggtttgatttatttattgtcAACTAGTTCAGTTTTCAATGTTGGTCAGATTTGGTGTAGTTCCATTTAGATAAACTTTTCAGCCACCTCATGATTTTCTATCATCctattaacaattttttttaggttttattgcaacaataacttaaaataatttattagtatgactcaacaaaaaaaaaaatcctcaagTTGCAAAAGAAAAGCCGTttacttacatttttttttaaaaatatttggtttattatcgtattgatttattatttaaaccCAGGCAAATTTAGAACCaagaaatttaattaaaaaaagttgtatgAAACATTAAAACGCTACTAATTGGATTAAACATAGAACTTGAAATATAACTTTTAtcttaaaaaagttaaaaacttttcaCCATCTGAAGCTCTGTTACATAGACGACAATAGACAATTGGAAAAGCTCTTTTGGTGTACGTACGAGTTTGAAAAGGATTTCGTCTGCTTTTGTGCAACCAGTCATATTTAGAACTTATCCTTCTTCATCAAATAACGTCAAATctgttagaagaagaagacaaatccATGGACCAGTGTCttcttgtgtgtttgtgtttggtcAAAACCTTCTCTTCTGTTTTGGAGTTTTGTTGGCAATATGGCAATTTTTCATCTTTCATTTGTCAaactaacatttttaaaaagtaacagGTGGGTAAATGTAAAATTCACAGGttaaatctaatttacatcCTTGATATGTTCCAATATGTTAAATAACACATGCCAGTCCATGTGGAAGAATCAGATTAAAATATGAACATTCACGAGGAAGCATTTAGCTCCctagaaggttttttttttttaacattggtTGTGTTGGCTTAGGTAGATCCGTTGTTGAAGTCAGCATTGACATAACTTGTTTGATGTTTGGTCTATCAATAGCTTGATGCTGAATACAGAGCAGAACAATATGAACACATCTTCCTGCTTCAACTGAATTAACTGAATCAGAATCAGCAAGATCTTCATCCAGTAGGTTCACTCCCCCGGTTTCGCTCCAAGAGTCCCATGCCTGTTACAACAAGTTAACAACCCGTGCAAAAATGTAAGAGTTAAGAATCAATCTATAGACCCATGCAAGTCTGACATTTACAGCTTCAGAGTTTTGATGCTCGAAATCATCATCGGCAAGGAGATTTCAAGCTTCAGCTATGGCAAAGATAGCAAAAACCTTCTTTCATATGTAAGAACATATCTTAAACACTTACATTTTTAAGATACAACAATTGAACCTACGAGTTACAAGTATTTATGTGTTAGTACAGAATTTCTAAAAGTTGATGCATTGAGCTTAAGCTCAAATAGATGTCCAAAAGCTAAACAGAAACAAGCCAATTCACAAGTAAACATTGAACCATAAAAGGATAATATGTAGAAAGATCAGCTGTTTGGGATCTTACCGTATAGTTTTACTCTGTATCTCCAACAACCATATGCAACAAGCACCAAAACCAAGCAAACAGAGAAGCTGAGAGTGCTAATAGTGATAATCTTGACTCGCTTGCTTCCAGCTGAAAAGGTCACAAAATCTCGTTCacgcatttcatcgaacacatTCAGTGCATAACCCACAAGTTCCAAAAGTACAAAACAGTAACTTTACAGAAAGAGTCAGCTACTACCCAGATAAGTATATTGGATTAATCCAGCTGGGTATCGACGCTTGTAACCAAAGTCGAAGACTTTCATCGAAATAAGTATAAAAATGCAAGAGAAGAGGACGACACTCTCAAGTCACAATGcctcaaaaatacatttttttatcattaCGATGGTGAATAACAATATTTTAACGATACTATGACCTGTCTTAGGTCAACGAAATGCTCATGAAATTTACAAGTATATACTACTTATGTAGCTAGTGAGAAAACAAGATCTTAGGCTTATCGTCCTTGGATCATAGATTGTGTTATCTCATTTGCAGAGAAGAACTCATGAGACTGAGCCTCTAACATTGGCAAATCGTTAAGAGTATGCACTGCAAATATTGGCTGCTTTGGTATCGGAAGATCTGTTGTAGAAGTAAACATGGATAGTACTTGAAGGGTGTTTGGTCTGTCAACGGCTTCGTGTTGAACACAGAGCAGACCAATCTGAACACATCTCGCTACTTCATATGCTTGGCATGTGTCAGTAAGATCTCTGTCCAGAAGATTTGATCCCCCGGTTTCAAGCCAAGCATCCCATGTCTGAATTTTAAGAAAAGTTAGTGTTTCGAAAAGGTGATAGCAAAATGTCAAAGTTTGAATGGGATCAATAAAATGTGTCACTTACATATGCAAGAAGGCCTTTGCTCTCATCACCATATATGAACCGTGAAATTTTCTTCCCGCTGATGATTTCTAACAACAGAACTCCGAAACTATAGATGTCGGACTTCTCAGAGAACAACCCTGCCCATGCATACTCAGGAGACATATATCCTCTgttcaaatatcaaaaatagATTGTGCAAAgttaatatatgaatatgaGTATAACTATGAATCTGTGTTAAGCATGTTAATGAAGACAAGATTCTTACAGAGTTCCTACAACTCTGCGAGTGTTGTCTTGATATTGAGTTCCCTGAAACATCCGAGCCAGTCCAAAATCCGATATTTTTGGGTTCATTTTGTCGTCAAGAAGAATATTGCTGACCTTCAGGTCACGGTGAATAACTCTGAGGCGTGAGTCACGGTGGAGATAGAGGAGTCCACGAGCAATACCTTGAATGATATTGAATCTCTTTGGCCAATCAAGCTCGAACTTTAGAGATGAATCTAGCCAAAAAGACACGATAGATTAGTTACAGTGAAACATTAAAAGAATCTCATAAGATggaaggaaaaaaggaaaaggtataTGGAAAGAgacaaaccaaatataaaaatatcgaGACTTTTGTTAACCATGAACTCATAAATCAAtagcttctcttctccttcgatGCAGTATCCCAAAAGCCGAACCAAGTTTCTATGTTGTAATTTTGAGATCAGTGTTATTTCATTCATGAACTCCTCTGTACCCTGACCAGAGCTACTAGCAAGACGTTTAACAGCTATTTCCTTCCCATCTACCAACTTTCCCTGGAAGAAAAGTTGCTGATAGTTAACTacagaacaaagaaaataattatttgaggAACGAAAACAGAATTTCACATACCTTGTAAACTGGACCAAATCCACCTTGACCAAGTTTATTTGAGGAACTGAAGTTATTGGTGGCAGTTCGTATTGTATGCATCTCAAAGAAATTGACGCCTGAGACATCTTGTGGTTCAAAACCTTTCTTCCGTGCATCTTGTAAAGTATCAACGAAAAACAGAAGTTAGTTCTACGACTACGAGTAAGATATGTGCATGTATTAGTGGTTGATTGTAGCAAAGGCTTAACTTCCAATAGAAGTGAGCAGATTAGACATTAGGAAGACGTGAAGTTTGACACAATATATACTAGTGAACCTAAAACTGATTCAGAGGAAAATATATAGAACAGCACTTTTGCTACGGTTGGATTACTAAGATAGATGAAAAATAGGGACAAGAAAAGTGAATGACATAGAGAGAGATAAAGCTGCTAAGTTTATCACTGTCTCACCATTTTGTTTCGCTCTGTATCTCCGCAACAGAAATGCGGCAACGACCAAGATCACGAAAATGGAAAGGCTGACAGTAGTACCTACAATAACTTTCCTTCGACTGCTTCCAGCTGagatattaaccaaaaaaataaaacaataaaccatGCTGCTACAGaacattataaacaaaagttGAATTTCAAATGTACGAATCAGAAGAAATGTGTTTCATCCTTACCCAATTCTGAACTTGCAAGACGAATGAAGAGAGTCTCTCCACTAGTCAAAAACTGTACTGTGTCTACAAGCTCCCCATTCCAAACCAAGCATCCAATTCCACTAATATAGGCAAAGGCTGTGCAAGAACAGTTGCCTAGACAACCCTGGTAGCACTGTTCTGCATTGAGAAAGCTTGCAAATTGATGCAGATCCGGAGTCTTTACATCGGTCATACGATAGAAGATATCTGTGtcctttccttttgttttcaaaGAAGAGTCTGCCTGGCAAGACAGTAGAGTACGTCTAACACACCCACTTGTCCAGTTTCCTTTTCGCCACTCCTCATCAGACTTTGGTACAAACCCTTTCACGCACTCACACTTTGGGGGATTAGATCTCACACACAAACCATTAGGCCCGCATCTACCATATAGATCACATGGGTTGTCTGGGAGAGACAAGTGAAGCATCCAAGTTTTTCCATCATCCCAGAGGATCTTCATATGCCCGTCTGGTGTTAATTTAACATATGAAAGATTATAGTTTCTTAACGTGGAATAAGAGAAAGTTCCTGTGCCAGCTCCTATATCCTGGACAACGCTGAATGGACTTACATATGATGCATCAATTCCAGATATCCCAGAGAATCTTGTTTTCGCCCACGGACCACATCTCCAGTAAGGTACTGAGCCTCTTCTTATAAGTCCCTGTGTTGGGATTTGTGGTGTAATCTCCAGTGAGAACTCCCCAGGAGACGGATCGCTGTTACTTTTCCATGTAGTCAACACACGCTTCTTGCCATTAGGAATATCATACATCAACGATGACTGAGGCAGCATAGTATTACCAAGATTCTCAAAACTTTGCCATAGTTTTTCCCCTGAAACATCGTCAATCACAACAAGATTTCCAGTATCTAACAGCTCCGCATGACATTTGTTGGAAGTGAAACCTTCTCCTGTTGACCAAATAACATCTCGTTTCCCCTCACGCAAGATCAGGCTCCCATTGATGCTGATAGTGAGACTTGCTGCAGAGCTTGTAACTGGCGTATCTCTGTTAGCCACCCACACGACAACCCGAGGAACAATCTTCTTAAACCAGATCCCAATATACTGATTCCGAGTATTATTAGGACTGAAGAAGCCTAGCTCATAAAACCCACTAGGGGAACTCAGAGTTTGTCCTATTGACAAAGGACTTGTTGTGTTTATAGCTGCATAACCACAAGTTGGGAATATGATTAGTAAGAGAAAGCAAGCAAATAAAACCATACCCATCTTTTTCTTGTATATTCCTCTTCCTCCTACAAAGATCTCTTCAAAACTTCATGTGGATGAACTCAGCATTGAGAGAGactaagagaaaaaaataaactaaaacctCTTAAGATGTTCAGACTGCTTCTTTGAATATAAACAAGCTCTAAAATAGACCGTTGACTCAATGTACGagaatggaaacaaaaaaagaagaattaatgGACAAAGAAATCTCCCATCTTATACTGTCCACATAAATCTAAATACCGTGTTTATTACACATAAACTACTCACAAGTCTTTAAGTCAACCTTTCTACAAAGTAAACAAGTTTAGAACTTGTTATTTTGCATTCTTCGAGAAATACAAATAACAGAGATAACGTGCAAGTTGATGAGTTAAACAGatctaaaaaaactaattaagggAATATCATGACCTGTTTGTTTTTTGAGTCAACGAAACTTTACTTAATCTCGTTCAGGCATTTCACCGAACAGTTGCTGTGCATAATCCAAAACGTTCGGAAACACGCCGCTCCATAGCTTCGTTAGTGTCGCCGGcgatatatatgatataaatataGTCCTGATCGAAACATATCGTCATGATGACGACGTCATCGTCGACTTCAACcgtagaatatatttttttagggttcaaacccaaaagaaaaaaaaaaaaggaagtatttttaaaaacctttaattTGAAGAAACGAAGGaaggaaacaaatataaaaaaagttggttactttattttacaagagaaacaaacaaaccacaCTTTTTGAATCCACTCGTAGTTTCTTTAACGCCCTTGGATCACAGATTGTGTCATCTCGTTGACGGTGATCAAATCATTAGACGGAGATAATGCTTCATTGTTCACTGTAAACATGGGTTGTTTTGGTAATGGAAGATCTGATGTTGTGGTGAGCATAGACAGCAACTCGAGTGTGTTGGGTCTTTCTGAAGGTTGGTGTTGGATACAGAGCAGACCAATCTGAACAGATCTCCCAACTTCGGCTGGACGAGAAGAATCAGCAAGATCTTGATCAAGAAGATCAACTCCTTTGGTCTCACACCAAGATTCCCATGCCTGTTGTTTAGTTTGATATCTTAAAAGTATCAGAGCAAGAACCTGTTTTGAAAATCCTCTGTAAATGTAAAAGTGTTAACTTACATATACAAGTAGAGTTTTCCCTTCTTCGTTGAATCTTGAGATCTTCTCTCCAGTGATGATCTCTAATAGTAGAACTCCGAAACTATAGATGTCTGATTTCTCAGAGAACACTCCAGTCCATGCATACTCAGGAGCCATGTATCCTCTGTGCAAACATCAAGATTGGTTATTAATTATGagtatgaagaatcttgtgAAGAATGTTTTCGAGAAGAATGGTTCTTACAGAGTTCCTACAACCCTGCGAGTGTTTTCCTGACATTGGGTTCCCTGAAACATCCGAGCCAATCCGAAATCTGATATTTTTGGGATCATTTTCTCGTCCAGAAGAATGTTGCTGACCTTCAGGTCTCGGTGAATTACCCTGAGGCGTGAATCACGGTGGAGATAGAGAAGTCCACGCGCAATACCTTGAATGATGTTGAACCTCTTTGGCCAATCAATCACAAGCTTTAGAGTTGAATCTAGCCAATGAGATAGAACATATTAGTGATAGTAGTGACAATGACATATTTTATAATTCTCATATGATGGAAGAACCAAGAAGTTAATGGAATAGAGGACTGACCAAAGAGGAAAACGTCGAGGCTTTTGTTCACCAAAAACTCATAAACCAATagtttctcttctccttcgatGCTGCATCCCAAAAGCCGAACCAAGTTTTTATGTTGCAGTTTGGAGATTAATCTTATTTCATTCATGAACTCGTCTGCACCCTGTCCAGAGCTGCTAGAAAGACGTTTAACGGCTATTTCTTTTCCGTCTTCTAAATTTCCCTGGAAGAATAATTGCACACAGTAAAGGAAAAtacagaacaagaacaaaaaaaaagaaagtaaatagaAGAACAGAATGATAGATACCTTATATACTGGACCAAATCCACCTTGACCAAGTTTATTTGAGGAATTGAAGTCATTGGTGGCAGTACGTATGGTATGCATCGGAAAGAAATTTACACCTGTGACATCTTGTGGTTCCATATCCTTCTTCCAAGCATCTTGTGAAGTGTTGATGAACATAGGATTTGTTTCTATGAGTAAGAAGTGTTCATCTGTTAGTGCTTAACTTGTAGCAGTTTAGCATCCAAGTATTGACTTTCAATAGAATTGAACATATTAACTCTTAGGACATCTAGCTTTAACAGAACATACATTAACTTCCCAAAAGTAACTGTCTACCTGAGACTGTCCCTTGGGACACAACTTTAGAATTCTAGAAATTAGTGTATatggatgaagaggaagatattCATTTCCTTCGGATTTGGTTACAgagttaaaatgaaaaaaaaatgacaagcAAAGAGAGTGTCTcaccattttgttttattctgtATCTCCAGAACTTATTTGCGGCAAAGACCAAGATCACGAAAACGGAAAGGCTCGCAGTAGTACCTACAATAATCTTCGTTCGACTACTTCCAGCTGATATAatcaccaaaaaccaaaaacattaaaCCATGCTGCtcgagagagatagagaaagttAAACGTCAAATATAGTAAGTGAACAATAGTCACTATAAAAAAATGCCTTTCATTCCTACCCAATTCCGAACTTGCAAGACGAAGGGAGAGAGATTCCCCATCAGACAAAAATTGAACTGTGTCTACCAGCTCTCGGTTCCATACCAAGCATCCAATTCCACTAATATAAGCAAAGGCTGTGCAGGAACAGTTGCCAAGACAATCTTGGTAGCACTGTTCTGCACTGAGAAAGCCCGCCAATTGGTACAGATCTGGAGTCTTTACATTGGTCATATGGTAGAAGCCATCTGTCTTTTTGCCATGTGTTTTTGAAGAAGAATTCGTATGGCAAGTTAAGTGCGTATGTCTCACACACCCACTTGTCCAATTCCCTTTTCTCCACTCCTCATCTGACTTTGGTACAAACCCTTTCAAGCATATGCACTTTGGGTTTCTAGATCTCACACACAAACCAAAAGGCCCGCAAGCTCCATACAGATCACATGAGCTTGTTGGAGCCTCAAAGTGAAGCATCCAATGTTTCCCATCATTCCAAAGGATCTTCATTTTTCCCTCTGATGTAAGCGTTACATACGATAATTTATAGTTTCGTAACATGGAATAAGAAAAAGATGCTGTGCCCTTTGCTACATCTTGGGCAACAGTGAATGGACTTACATATGATGCATCAATTCCAGGTATCCCAGAGAATGCCGACTTTAAAAGCTTTAACTGAAACAAAACCACCAATACGGCCTAACTAGATTCATTGAGGAAATTGCAAACTGGTTGCAATAGTGAAGTctaaaaacatagaagaagcTTACCTGAAACACTGCACGGGTTTAAGCATGCGTCAGCCACAACTCCTTGTGGCCAGCTTCGAAGACTTACTGTTCAGTTAGATATTTCACCGAACAGTTCGGTTAGGAAATTACCAACTCTTTGAACATGCCTTTTTgcatataatgtatatataatttttgaatgtaattttcactttttacatgatgaaataaaataagaaaatagtgTAATAAGTTGAAGTTATCAACAACATTAGAGAATTAGTCACAATTGTACAGTTTCCATCACATATTGTAGCTCAACGTCCTTGGATCACAGACTCTGTCACCTCATTGACAGTGATCATCGAATCATTAGACGGTGATTCTTCATCTCTAGTGTGCACTGCAAATGTGGGTTGTTTAGGCAGAGGAAGATCTGAGGTTGTGGTGAGCATAGACAGCAACTCAAGTGTGTTTGGTCTGTCTGCAGGTTTGTGTTGAACACAAAGCAAACCAATCTGTACACACCTTCCAATTTCAGATGGGTGACAAGAATCAGCAAGAGCTTGGTCCAAAAGATTAACTCCACGGGTTTCACACCAAGATTCCCATACCTGTGTTAGTTACAATTATAAGATCTTAAGCATACAAGAGAAACAAACCTTTCGCAACCTCTACAAGTTCATGAAAATATGAAGTCTCTGACTTACATATGCAAGAAGTGCTTTTCCTTCCTGGCCATAGCTGAA from Camelina sativa cultivar DH55 chromosome 9, Cs, whole genome shotgun sequence encodes:
- the LOC104714467 gene encoding vacuolar protein 8-like, giving the protein MGEETSEESKASIEKAIEAISSLISLSHSIKSFNIKWQLIRTKLEELYSGLAALSNLNSGFDPSLSILISAILISLKDTYDLATRCVNVSYSGKLLMQSDLDVMAGKFDRHTRNLSRIYSAGILSHGFAIVVSKPNGGNACKDDMRFYIRDLLTRMKIGDLEMKKQALVKLNEAMEEDDRYVKIVIEISDMVITLVGFLDSEFGVQEESAKAVFFISGFGSYRDVLIRSGVIGPLVRVLENGNGVAKEASARCLMRLTENSENAWSVSAHGGVSALLKICSCSEFGGELIGASCGVLRNLVGVEEIKRYMTEEDDTVATFIKLIGSKEEIVQVNSIDLLLSMCCKDEQTREILVREGGIQELVSVLSDPNSSSSSKSKEVALRAIDNLCFGSVGCLNALMSCKFLDHLLNLLRNGEISVQESALKVTSRLCSLQEEVKRIMGDAGFMPELVKFLDAKSLDVREMASVALYCLISVPRNRKKFAQDDFNISHILQLLDHEDGSNVSSDSGNTKFLISILMSLTSCNSARRKIATSGYLKSIEKLAETEGSDAKKLVKKLSMNRFRSILSGIWHT
- the LOC104714469 gene encoding G-type lectin S-receptor-like serine/threonine-protein kinase SD1-29 isoform X2 encodes the protein MGFFSPNNTRNQYIGIWFKKIVPRVVVWVANRDTPVTSSAASLTISINGSLILREGKRDVIWSTGEGFTSNKCHAELLDTGNLVVIDDVSGEKLWQSFENLGNTMLPQSSLMYDIPNGKKRVLTTWKSNSDPSPGEFSLEITPQIPTQGLIRRGSVPYWRCGPWAKTRFSGISGIDASYVSPFSVVQDIGAGTGTFSYSTLRNYNLSYVKLTPDGHMKILWDDGKTWMLHLSLPDNPCDLYGRCGPNGLCVRSNPPKCECVKGFVPKSDEEWRKGNWTSGCVRRTLLSCQADSSLKTKGKDTDIFYRMTDVKTPDLHQFASFLNAEQCYQGCLGNCSCTAFAYISGIGCLVWNGELVDTVQFLTSGETLFIRLASSELAGSSRRKVIVGTTVSLSIFVILVVAAFLLRRYRAKQNDARKKGFEPQDVSGVNFFEMHTIRTATNNFSSSNKLGQGGFGPVYKGKLVDGKEIAVKRLASSSGQGTEEFMNEITLISKLQHRNLVRLLGYCIEGEEKLLIYEFMVNKSLDIFIFDSSLKFELDWPKRFNIIQGIARGLLYLHRDSRLRVIHRDLKVSNILLDDKMNPKISDFGLARMFQGTQYQDNTRRVVGTLGYMSPEYAWAGLFSEKSDIYSFGVLLLEIISGKKISRFIYGDESKGLLAYTWDAWLETGGSNLLDRDLTDTCQAYEVARCVQIGLLCVQHEAVDRPNTLQVLSMFTSTTDLPIPKQPIFAVHTLNDLPMLEAQSHEFFSANEITQSMIQGR
- the LOC104714469 gene encoding G-type lectin S-receptor-like serine/threonine-protein kinase SD1-29 isoform X1, coding for MGMVLFACFLLLIIFPTCGYAAINTTSPLSIGQTLSSPSGFYELGFFSPNNTRNQYIGIWFKKIVPRVVVWVANRDTPVTSSAASLTISINGSLILREGKRDVIWSTGEGFTSNKCHAELLDTGNLVVIDDVSGEKLWQSFENLGNTMLPQSSLMYDIPNGKKRVLTTWKSNSDPSPGEFSLEITPQIPTQGLIRRGSVPYWRCGPWAKTRFSGISGIDASYVSPFSVVQDIGAGTGTFSYSTLRNYNLSYVKLTPDGHMKILWDDGKTWMLHLSLPDNPCDLYGRCGPNGLCVRSNPPKCECVKGFVPKSDEEWRKGNWTSGCVRRTLLSCQADSSLKTKGKDTDIFYRMTDVKTPDLHQFASFLNAEQCYQGCLGNCSCTAFAYISGIGCLVWNGELVDTVQFLTSGETLFIRLASSELAGSSRRKVIVGTTVSLSIFVILVVAAFLLRRYRAKQNDARKKGFEPQDVSGVNFFEMHTIRTATNNFSSSNKLGQGGFGPVYKGKLVDGKEIAVKRLASSSGQGTEEFMNEITLISKLQHRNLVRLLGYCIEGEEKLLIYEFMVNKSLDIFIFDSSLKFELDWPKRFNIIQGIARGLLYLHRDSRLRVIHRDLKVSNILLDDKMNPKISDFGLARMFQGTQYQDNTRRVVGTLGYMSPEYAWAGLFSEKSDIYSFGVLLLEIISGKKISRFIYGDESKGLLAYTWDAWLETGGSNLLDRDLTDTCQAYEVARCVQIGLLCVQHEAVDRPNTLQVLSMFTSTTDLPIPKQPIFAVHTLNDLPMLEAQSHEFFSANEITQSMIQGR
- the LOC104716021 gene encoding G-type lectin S-receptor-like serine/threonine-protein kinase At1g61390; translated protein: MFKELAVLVVLFQLKLLKSAFSGIPGIDASYVSPFTVAQDVAKGTASFSYSMLRNYKLSYVTLTSEGKMKILWNDGKHWMLHFEAPTSSCDLYGACGPFGLCVRSRNPKCICLKGFVPKSDEEWRKGNWTSGCVRHTHLTCHTNSSSKTHGKKTDGFYHMTNVKTPDLYQLAGFLSAEQCYQDCLGNCSCTAFAYISGIGCLVWNRELVDTVQFLSDGESLSLRLASSELAGSSRTKIIVGTTASLSVFVILVFAANKFWRYRIKQNETNPMFINTSQDAWKKDMEPQDVTGVNFFPMHTIRTATNDFNSSNKLGQGGFGPVYKGNLEDGKEIAVKRLSSSSGQGADEFMNEIRLISKLQHKNLVRLLGCSIEGEEKLLVYEFLVNKSLDVFLFDSTLKLVIDWPKRFNIIQGIARGLLYLHRDSRLRVIHRDLKVSNILLDEKMIPKISDFGLARMFQGTQCQENTRRVVGTLGYMAPEYAWTGVFSEKSDIYSFGVLLLEIITGEKISRFNEEGKTLLVYAWESWCETKGVDLLDQDLADSSRPAEVGRSVQIGLLCIQHQPSERPNTLELLSMLTTTSDLPLPKQPMFTVNNEALSPSNDLITVNEMTQSVIQGR